A region from the Pelobates fuscus isolate aPelFus1 chromosome 3, aPelFus1.pri, whole genome shotgun sequence genome encodes:
- the HSP90B1 gene encoding endoplasmin, which produces MRKLWAIGLCCVLLAFASVRAEDEVDVDGTVEDDLGKSREGSRTDDEVVSREEEAIQLDGLNAAQIKEIREKSEKFVFQAEVNRMMKLIINSLYKNKEIFLRELISNASDALDKIRLMSLTDENALAANEELTIKIKCDKEKNMLHVTDTGIGMTKEELVKNLGTIAKSGTSEFLNKLTDAQEDGQTTSELIGQFGVGFYSAFLVADRVIVTSKHNNGTQHIWESDSNEFFVTEDPRGDTLGRGTTITLVLKEEATDYLELDTIKNLVRKYSQFINFPIYVWSSKTETVEEPLDEEEAKEEKDEDADEEAAVEEEDEEKKPKTKKVEKTVWDWELMNDIKPIWQRPSKEVEEDEYKAFYKSFSKESDDPMAYIHFTAEGEVTFKSILFIPTSAPRGLFDEYGSKKSDFIKLFVRRVFITDDFHDMMPKYLNFVKGVVDSDDLPLNVSRETLQQHKLLKVIRKKLVRKTLDMIKKIAEDKYNDKFWKEFGTNVKLGVIEDHSNRTRLAKLLRFQSSNHKTELTSLEQYVERMKEKQDKIFFMAGSSRKEVESSPFVERLLKKGYEVVFLIEPVDEYCIQALPEFDGKRFQNVAKEGLKFDESEKAKEAHEALEKEYEPLLNWMKEKSLKDQIEKAVLSQRLTQSPCALVASQYGWSGNMERIMKAQAYQTGKDISTSYYSSQKKTLEVNPRHPLIKDMLRRVKENEEDKTVADLAVVLLETATLRSGYQLPDTKGYSERIERMLRLSLDIDLDAQVEEEPEEEEPATEEAEQEDSEDVEDIDAEEDVEKPETNAQADTQESTDVRDEL; this is translated from the exons CTTCTGTAAGAGCTGAAGATGAAGTTGACGTGGATGGAACAGTGGAGGATGACCTTGGCAAAAGCAGAGAAGGATCTCGAACAGATGATGAAGTTGTAAGCAG GGAAGAGGAAGCAATCCAACTGGATGGGCTCAATGCAGCGCAAATTAAAGAAATCCGTGAGAAGTCAGAGAAGTTTGTCTTTCAGGCTGAGGTTAACAGAATGATGAAACTTATTATCAACTCCCTGTACAAGAACAAAGAA ATTTTCCTTAGGGAACTGATTTCCAATGCTTCAGATGCTCTTGACAAGATCAGATTAATGTCATTGACTGACGAAAATGCACTGGCTGCCAATGAAGAACTAACCATTAAAATCAAA TGTGACAAAGAAAAGAATATGCTTCATGTAACGGATACTGGCATTGGCATGACAAAAGAGGAACTAGTAAAGAACCTTGGAACAATTGCTAAATCTGGAACAAGTGAATTCTTAAATAAACTTACAGACGCACAGGAGGATGGCCAGACTACCTCTGAGCTTATTGGTCAGTTTGGAGTTGGTTTCTACTCTGCCTTCTTGGTTGCTGATAGAGTAATTGTGACCTCAAAACACAACAACGGTACTCAGCATATCTGGGAGTCTGACTCAAATGAGTTCTTTGTGACTGAAGATCCCCGTGGTGACACTCTGGGCCGTGGAACAACCATAAC CCTGGTTCTTAAGGAGGAAGCAACAGACTACCTTGAGCTGGACACAATCAAAAACCTTGTGAGAAAATACTCCCAGTTCATCAACTTCCCTATTTATGTTTGGAGCAGTAAG ACGGAGACTGTAGAGGAGCCCCTTGATGAAGAGGAAGCCAAGGAGGAGAAAGATGAGGATGCAGATGAAGAAGCTGCTGTAGAGGAAGAAGATGAAGAGAAAAAGCCCAAAACCAAAAAG GTTGAAAAGACTGTCTGGGACTGGGAACTTATGAATGACATAAAGCCCATTTGGCAGAGGCCATCTAAGGAAGTTGAGGAGGATGAATACAAGGCCTTTTACAAATCTTTCTCAAAG GAAAGTGATGACCCTATGGCTTACATCCACTTCACAGCAGAGGGAGAAGTAACCTTCAAATCAATATTATTTATTCCAACCTCTGCTCCAAGAGGCCTGTTTGATGAATATGGCTCCAAAAAGAGTGACTTTATAAAG CTGTTTGTGCGCAGAGTGTTTATCACAGATGACTTCCATGACATGATGCCCAAGTACTTAAACTTTGTAAAGGGAGTG GTTGACTCAGATGATCTGCCATTGAATGTTTCCAGAGAAACCCTTCAGCAGCACAAGTTACTAAAG GTGATCCGAAAAAAACTTGTCCGCAAGACCCTTGACATGATTAAGAAGATTGCAGAAGACAAATACAATGACAAATTCTGGAAAGAGTTTGGAACCAATGTTAAACTTGGTGTGATTGAAGACCACTCCAACCGTACTCGTTTAGCTAAGCTCCTCAGATTCCAGTCTTCAAATCACAAAACTGAGCTGACTAGCTTGGAGCAGTATGTGGAACGAATGAAGGAGAAACAGGACAAAATCTTTTTCATGGCTGGATCTAGTAGAAAGGAG gttgAATCTTCTCCATTTGTTGAGCGACTGCTGAAGAAAGGCTATGAAGTGGTCTTTTTAATTGAGCCTGTGGATGAGTACTGCATACAGGCATTGCCAGAGTTTGATGGAAAGCGCTTTCAAAACGTTGCCAAAGAGGGTCTCAAGTTTGATGAAAGCGAGAAGGCAAAGGAGGCACACGAAGCCCTGGAGAAAGAATATGAGCCTCTTCTGAACTGGATGAAGGAGAAGTCTTTGAAAGATCAG ATCGAAAAAGCTGTATTGTCTCAACGTCTAACTCAGTCACCATGTGCACTTGTGGCTAGTCAGTATGGATGGTCTGGAAATATGGAAAGAATCATGAAAGCCCAGGCATACCAGACAGGCAAAGATATTTCAACAAG TTATTATTCTAGCCAGAAGAAGACCCTTGAGGTTAATCCAAGGCATCCTTTAATCAAAGATATGTTGAGGAGAGTAAAG GAAAATGAAGAGGACAAGACTGTAGCAGACCTTGCAGTTGTGCTCTTAGAGACTGCTACATTACGGTCAGGATATCAGCTGCCAGATACTAAAGGCtatagtgagaggatagaaagaATGCTTCGATTAAGCTTGGACATCGATCTTGACGCACAG GTTGAAGAAGAGCCAGAAGAAGAGGAACCTGccacagaagaagcagagcaGGAAGATTCTGAGGATGTGGAAGATATTGATGCTGAAGAGGATGTGGAAAAACCAGAAACAAACGCTCAGGCAGACACACAG gAATCCACAGATGTTAGAGATGAATTATAA